A stretch of DNA from Acidobacteriota bacterium:
TCACGCCGTGCGCCTCGCGCACGCGATCGGCCAGCTCGCGCGTCAGCGTCCCGGCGAGCCTCTCACCGAGAGCGCGCGCTCCCGCGGCCTCCGCGACCCCCGCGGCGACGAAGAGCGAGTCGGTGTCGCCATATAGGACGGCGTGGCCGGAGGACTCCGCCCGCTCCTTCGTCCACAGGAGCGTCGCGTGGCCGAAGTGCGTGATGGCGTTCGCGACGGCGGCGGAGTAGAAGCGGCACGCCGGCGTCGCGAGGACGCCGTAGAAGGAGTTCATGAGGATCTTCAGCGCCTGCGACGCGATCGCGTCGCCGCGGAGCCTCGCCGCCGCGCGCTCCGCGAAGAGGCGGTCGAGGAGGCCCGGGAGGATCGCCGGCTCGCGCGAGAAGCGCGCCCCGTTCGGCGCCACGATGAGGCCCGCGGCCGCCGCGCCCGACTTTCTCGGCCCAGGGCCCGCCGCGTCCTTCACGAGAGCGAGGGGATCGATGTTGTAGGTGCGGATGAGGCTCGGGTAGAGGCTCCGGAAATCGAAGACGAGGACATTCTCGTGGATGCCCGTCACCGGCTCGAGAACCGCGCCCCCGGCCGTCGGCTCCGTGATCTCGACGGAGCGGACGCTCGGCGCGACGAACCCGCGCTTGCGCAGCTCGTGGAGATAGAGGAAGTCGAACGACGCGATCGCCGCCGAGACGCGATCGAGCGGCATCCCGGTGAGGAGGCTCCGGCGCACGGCGAGATCGACGAGCCCGGCTTTAGCCAGGATCCCGCTCACGAGGCGCGCGTCGGTGAAGCTGTAGGCGAGGAAGCGCGGGAGGTCCTCGCGGTAGATCCGCTCGATCTCCTCGGCCCGGTGCTTCGAGCCAATCAGCTTCCCCTCGCCGAGGATCGACCGCGCCGCCGTCTCGAGGCGGTAGTCGTCGAGCTTCACGAAGGCGCCGCGAAGGAGCGCCATACCGTCGAGGACGACCCGCCCCGTGACCTCGGCCGAGGACGTGCGCATGAAGGAGTCGTCGAGGCGGAGGCGCGCGGGCTCTTCGGTCCGGCCGAGGCGGAGCGGGACCCCGACGCGGCGGCCCACCGCCTCGAGGACCCGGAGGTCGAAGTCGATGACGTTCCATCCGGTGAGGACGTCGGGGTCGGCGGCGGCGACGCGCGCGCAGAAGGCGCGGAGCAGCTCCGCCTCGTCGGGGAAGGAAGTCGCATGGAACTCCTCCCCTTCGGCGGGAGCCGCGACGCCCGCCGGAGCGACGTACAGCACCTCCGCGATCCCCGGTCCGTGCAGGCTGATCGCGTGGAGCTTCCGCCCTCTCGGATCGGTCTCGATGTCGAAGGAGAGGACGCGAAGAGCCGGGCTCCACTCGCAGGGAGCAAGGATGGGGCGCTCGAAGACCCGGCAGGCGGCGTCGCGCACGGCCGGCGCGGGGCGCGGGGTCCCGGGCCTCGTCGTCTCCGGAATCGGCTCGATGTCGACCGATCCCTTGATGCCGCGATCGATCAGGAACCGCATCGCGAAGCGGACATCCGCCTCGTACGTCTGAATGCCGTTCTCCGCCAGCCGGTCGCGAAGGGGGGGCGTTTCTTGTGGGGTCGCGACCTCGACGCGCGAGACCTTCCCGCCGTGCATCGCGCGCAGGTCCGTCGCGTGGACTCGAATCGCACCGAGCGGGCGGGCGCGCGCGACGTCGGCCGCCGCGATGAAGAAGTGCGGGACCTGGGTGTCGTCGCGGACGAGGAACGGATCGCCGGACTCGAGCCTCCCGTGGAGATGAACGACGGGCCGCCCGCCCTCGGTTCGATACGTCGGGTGCAGGATGAAGCCTTTCATGGGATTCGGGGAGAATTAGAGGGCAACCCCGGGAATCCGTCAACCGGCGGCGGGACGTCGTGCTACGATTCCGCCCCATGAGAGACACGGCTCGCACGCTGTCGCTTCCCGCACGCGCCGCGCTGGCC
This window harbors:
- a CDS encoding DNA polymerase II, with the protein product MKGFILHPTYRTEGGRPVVHLHGRLESGDPFLVRDDTQVPHFFIAAADVARARPLGAIRVHATDLRAMHGGKVSRVEVATPQETPPLRDRLAENGIQTYEADVRFAMRFLIDRGIKGSVDIEPIPETTRPGTPRPAPAVRDAACRVFERPILAPCEWSPALRVLSFDIETDPRGRKLHAISLHGPGIAEVLYVAPAGVAAPAEGEEFHATSFPDEAELLRAFCARVAAADPDVLTGWNVIDFDLRVLEAVGRRVGVPLRLGRTEEPARLRLDDSFMRTSSAEVTGRVVLDGMALLRGAFVKLDDYRLETAARSILGEGKLIGSKHRAEEIERIYREDLPRFLAYSFTDARLVSGILAKAGLVDLAVRRSLLTGMPLDRVSAAIASFDFLYLHELRKRGFVAPSVRSVEITEPTAGGAVLEPVTGIHENVLVFDFRSLYPSLIRTYNIDPLALVKDAAGPGPRKSGAAAAGLIVAPNGARFSREPAILPGLLDRLFAERAAARLRGDAIASQALKILMNSFYGVLATPACRFYSAAVANAITHFGHATLLWTKERAESSGHAVLYGDTDSLFVAAGVAEAAGARALGERLAGTLTRELADRVREAHGVRSRLELQFQRLYLRLFLPAVRHGTAGARKRYAGLVEENGREEIVFTGMEMVRRDWTEAAKIFQRGLFERLFRGEEVTAYVREFIDDLRAGRHDEHLVYRKALRKDIAEYTATTPPHVRAARLMPGRPSGLIEYVMTSNGPEPAATRTGSFDYEHYIDRQIRPVAEAVLVHLGLSFDAVTGRAPADDGTTQLDLF